Proteins from a single region of Pseudomonas sp. BSw22131:
- the rpoS gene encoding RNA polymerase sigma factor RpoS: MALSKEAPEFDIDDEVLLMEHAIVLDSASDEKPATPSVRAKTKNSTALKQHKYIDYTRALDATQLYLNEIGFSPLLSPEEEVHFARLSQSGCPAGRKRMIESNLRLVVKIARRYVNRGLSLLDLIEEGNLGLIRAVEKFDPERGFRFSTYATWWIRQTIERAIMNQTRTIRLPIHVVKELNVYLRAARELTQKLDHEPSPEEIANLLEKPVGEVKRMLGLNERVSSVDVSLGPDSDKTLLDTLTDDRPTDPCELLQDDDLSQSIDQWLSELTEKQREVVVRRFGLRGHESSTLEDVGLEIGLTRERVRQIQVEGLKRLREILEKNGLSSESLFQ, from the coding sequence ATGGCTCTCAGCAAAGAAGCGCCGGAGTTTGACATAGACGATGAAGTTCTCCTTATGGAGCACGCAATCGTCCTGGATTCTGCATCGGACGAGAAACCAGCTACACCTTCTGTTCGTGCAAAGACCAAAAACTCCACAGCGCTCAAGCAACATAAGTACATCGACTACACAAGGGCGCTCGACGCCACTCAGCTGTACCTCAACGAAATCGGTTTCTCCCCCTTGCTGTCCCCGGAAGAGGAAGTTCACTTTGCGCGCTTGTCGCAGAGCGGATGCCCTGCCGGGCGCAAACGCATGATCGAGAGTAACTTGCGACTGGTGGTGAAAATCGCCAGGCGCTATGTCAATCGCGGCCTTTCGCTGCTTGACCTGATTGAAGAGGGCAATCTTGGCCTGATCCGCGCGGTCGAAAAATTCGACCCTGAACGCGGTTTCCGCTTCTCCACCTACGCGACGTGGTGGATACGTCAGACCATCGAACGCGCCATCATGAACCAGACCCGGACGATCCGGTTGCCGATTCATGTGGTCAAAGAACTCAACGTCTACCTGCGCGCCGCGCGGGAGTTGACGCAAAAACTCGATCACGAACCATCCCCCGAAGAGATCGCCAATCTGCTCGAAAAACCGGTCGGTGAGGTCAAGCGCATGCTGGGCCTGAACGAGCGTGTTTCGTCGGTCGATGTGTCCCTTGGGCCGGACTCCGACAAAACCCTACTGGATACGCTGACCGATGATCGTCCTACGGATCCGTGCGAGCTGCTACAGGATGACGATCTTTCGCAAAGCATCGATCAGTGGCTCTCCGAGCTGACCGAAAAGCAGAGAGAAGTCGTGGTGCGTCGTTTTGGTCTGCGCGGGCACGAGAGCAGTACGCTGGAGGACGTAGGCCTGGAGATCGGTCTGACGCGTGAGCGCGTTCGGCAGATCCAGGTTGAGGGTCTCAAGCGGCTGCGGGAGATTCTTGAAAAGAATGGCTTGTCGAGCGAGTCACTGTTCCAGTGA
- the fdxA gene encoding ferredoxin FdxA, with protein MTFVVTDNCIKCKYTDCVEVCPVDCFYEGPNFLVIHPDECIDCALCEPECPANAIFSEDEVPAGMENFIALNTELADIWPNITERKDPLEDAKEWDGKTGKIADLER; from the coding sequence ATGACCTTCGTCGTCACCGACAACTGCATCAAGTGCAAGTACACCGACTGCGTAGAAGTGTGTCCGGTGGACTGCTTTTACGAAGGCCCGAACTTCCTGGTGATTCACCCGGACGAGTGCATCGACTGCGCGCTGTGTGAGCCTGAGTGCCCGGCCAACGCGATTTTCTCTGAAGACGAAGTGCCCGCTGGCATGGAGAACTTCATCGCCCTTAACACAGAGCTGGCCGACATCTGGCCGAACATCACCGAGCGCAAAGACCCGCTGGAAGATGCAAAGGAATGGGATGGCAAAACCGGCAAGATCGCCGACCTGGAGCGCTGA
- the recA gene encoding recombinase RecA has product MDDNKKKALAAALGQIERQFGKGAVMRMGDHDRQAIPSISTGSLGLDIALGIGGLPKGRIVEIYGPESSGKTTLTLSVIAEAQKMGATCAFVDAEHALDPEYALKLGVNVDDLLVSQPDTGEQALEITDMLVRSNAIDVIVVDSVAALVPKAEIEGEMGDMHVGLQARLMSQALRKITGNIKNANCLVIFINQIRMKIGVMFGSPETTTGGNALKFYASVRLDIRRTGAVKEGDEVVGSETRVKVVKNKVAPPFRQAEFQILYGKGIYRNGEIIDLGVLHGFLEKSGAWYSYQGSKIGQGKANSAKFLQDNPEIGATVEKQIREKLLTAAPDVKAQSTRLPQDNLAEVEDADI; this is encoded by the coding sequence ATGGACGACAACAAGAAGAAAGCCTTGGCTGCGGCCTTGGGTCAGATCGAGCGTCAGTTCGGCAAAGGTGCCGTAATGCGCATGGGTGACCATGACCGCCAGGCTATTCCTTCTATCTCCACCGGTTCGCTGGGTCTCGATATCGCACTGGGTATCGGCGGCCTGCCAAAGGGCCGGATCGTTGAAATCTACGGTCCAGAGTCTTCCGGTAAAACCACGCTGACCCTGTCGGTGATCGCCGAGGCCCAGAAAATGGGCGCAACCTGCGCGTTCGTCGATGCGGAACACGCACTTGATCCTGAGTACGCACTCAAGCTGGGCGTCAACGTTGACGACCTGCTGGTGTCGCAACCAGACACAGGCGAGCAAGCGCTTGAAATCACCGATATGCTGGTGCGCTCAAACGCGATCGACGTCATCGTTGTCGACTCCGTGGCTGCGCTGGTGCCGAAGGCTGAAATCGAAGGCGAAATGGGCGACATGCACGTCGGCCTGCAAGCCCGACTGATGTCCCAGGCCTTGCGCAAAATCACCGGTAATATCAAAAACGCCAACTGCCTGGTTATTTTCATCAACCAGATCCGTATGAAGATCGGTGTAATGTTCGGCAGCCCGGAAACCACCACCGGTGGTAACGCGCTGAAGTTCTACGCCTCGGTCCGTCTGGATATCCGTCGCACTGGCGCGGTTAAAGAGGGTGATGAAGTCGTCGGCAGCGAGACCCGCGTCAAAGTCGTGAAGAATAAGGTTGCTCCGCCGTTCCGTCAGGCAGAGTTCCAGATCCTCTACGGCAAGGGCATTTACCGTAACGGCGAAATCATCGACCTGGGTGTTCTGCACGGTTTCCTGGAGAAATCAGGCGCCTGGTACAGCTATCAGGGCAGCAAGATCGGTCAGGGCAAGGCGAACTCCGCCAAGTTCCTTCAGGACAATCCGGAAATCGGCGCCACAGTCGAGAAACAAATCCGCGAAAAACTGCTGACTGCAGCGCCTGATGTAAAAGCTCAATCGACCCGTCTCCCTCAGGACAATCTGGCTGAAGTAGAAGACGCCGACATCTGA
- the recX gene encoding recombination regulator RecX has protein sequence MSVLLDTPVAIRRTAMDLLARREHGRVELTRKLRQRGAPPELIEAALDRLTEEGLLSESRYLESFVSYRARSGYGPSRIREELGQRGLQRADIELALKECGIDWREKLEETWQRKFSGQLPIDARERAKQGRFLMYRGYSPEMVGRLLSGRSLDD, from the coding sequence ATGTCGGTACTACTCGATACGCCTGTCGCCATAAGGCGCACTGCAATGGACCTGCTCGCACGTCGCGAGCATGGTCGAGTCGAGCTGACGCGCAAGCTGCGTCAGCGAGGCGCCCCCCCTGAACTTATCGAAGCCGCCCTCGACCGTTTAACGGAAGAGGGTTTGCTTTCTGAATCGCGTTATCTCGAAAGCTTCGTCTCCTACCGTGCTCGTTCAGGCTACGGCCCTTCGCGCATACGTGAAGAGCTAGGCCAGCGCGGCTTGCAGCGGGCCGACATCGAGCTTGCATTGAAAGAATGCGGCATCGACTGGCGAGAGAAGCTGGAAGAGACCTGGCAGCGCAAGTTTTCCGGACAATTACCCATTGATGCCCGTGAGCGTGCCAAGCAAGGACGTTTTCTGATGTATCGAGGTTATTCTCCGGAAATGGTCGGCCGCTTGCTAAGCGGCCGTAGCCTGGATGATTGA
- the mutS gene encoding DNA mismatch repair protein MutS, translated as MSDLSAHTPMMQQYWKLKNQHPDQLMFYRMGDFYEIFYEDAKKAAKLLDITLTARGQSAGQSIPMCGIPYHAAEGYLAKLVKLGESVVICEQIGDPATSKGPVDRQVVRIITPGTVSDEALLDERRDNLIAAVLGDERLFGLAVLDITSGNFSVLEIKGWENLLAELERINPVELLIPDDWPQGLPAEKRRGSRRRAPWDFERDSAHKSLCQQFSTQDLKGFGCENLTLAIGAAGCLLGYAKETQRTALPHLRSLRHERLDDTVVLDGASRRNLELDTNLSGGRDNTLQSVVDRCQTAMGTRLLTRWLNRPLRDLSVLQARQQSITCLLERYRFEHLQPQLKEIGDIERILARIGLRNARPRDLARLRDALGALPELQLAMTELDTPHLQQLALTASTYPELADLLQRAINDNPPAVIRDGGVLKTGYDAELDELQSLSENAGQFLIDLEAREKARTGLSHLKVGYNRVHGYFIELPSKQAEQAPADYIRRQTLKGAERFITPELKAFEDKALSAKSRALAREKMLYEALLEDLIGHLAPLQDTASALAELDVLSNLAERALNLDLNCPRFVDEPCLRIEQGRHPVVEQVLASPFVANDLALDDNTRMLVITGPNMGGKSTYMRQTALIVLLAHIGSYVPAASCELSLVDRIFTRIGSSDDLAGGRSTFMVEMSETANILHNATDKSLVLMDEVGRGTSTFDGLSLAWAAAECLAQLRAYTLFATHYFELTVLPESEPLVANVHLNATEHNERIVFLHRVLPGPASQSYGLAVAQLAGVPAKVIGRAKEHLQRLETTSLPHEQPKAKPGKPPIPMQSDLFASLPHPVLEELSKVKVDDMTPRQALELLYALQTRL; from the coding sequence ATTTCCGATCTCTCCGCACACACGCCCATGATGCAACAGTACTGGAAGCTGAAAAATCAGCATCCTGACCAGTTGATGTTTTATCGCATGGGCGACTTCTACGAAATCTTCTACGAAGACGCAAAAAAAGCCGCCAAGCTGCTGGATATCACCCTGACGGCCCGCGGTCAGTCAGCGGGTCAGAGCATCCCGATGTGTGGCATTCCTTATCACGCGGCGGAAGGCTACCTGGCGAAACTGGTCAAGCTCGGCGAGTCGGTTGTGATCTGCGAGCAGATCGGCGATCCGGCTACCAGCAAAGGCCCGGTGGACCGACAGGTCGTACGGATCATCACGCCAGGAACGGTGAGCGACGAGGCGCTACTCGACGAGCGCCGTGACAATCTCATCGCTGCCGTGCTCGGCGATGAGCGCCTTTTCGGGCTGGCAGTCCTGGACATCACCAGCGGTAATTTCAGCGTGCTTGAGATCAAGGGCTGGGAGAATCTGCTGGCAGAGCTGGAGCGGATCAATCCGGTCGAGTTGCTGATACCTGATGACTGGCCGCAGGGTCTGCCTGCCGAGAAACGTCGTGGTTCGCGCCGCCGAGCTCCCTGGGACTTTGAGCGCGACTCCGCACACAAAAGCCTGTGTCAGCAGTTTTCGACCCAAGACCTCAAAGGCTTCGGTTGCGAAAACCTGACGCTGGCTATCGGCGCAGCGGGCTGCCTGCTGGGTTACGCCAAGGAAACCCAGCGCACGGCCCTGCCCCACCTGCGCAGCCTGCGACACGAGCGTCTGGACGACACCGTTGTGCTGGATGGCGCAAGCCGACGTAACCTTGAGCTGGACACCAACCTGTCTGGCGGTCGCGACAATACCTTGCAATCGGTGGTGGACCGCTGTCAGACCGCGATGGGTACACGTCTTCTTACACGCTGGCTCAATCGCCCATTGCGCGACCTGAGCGTACTTCAGGCCCGCCAGCAATCGATCACCTGCCTGCTGGAGCGTTACCGCTTCGAGCACTTGCAGCCGCAGCTGAAAGAGATCGGCGACATCGAGCGGATTCTTGCTCGGATCGGCTTGCGCAACGCCCGTCCCCGCGACCTCGCACGGCTGCGTGATGCACTGGGCGCTCTGCCTGAGCTGCAACTGGCGATGACAGAGCTGGATACACCGCACTTACAGCAGCTGGCACTCACCGCGAGCACCTACCCGGAACTCGCGGATCTGTTGCAACGCGCAATCAACGATAATCCACCCGCCGTTATCCGAGATGGCGGTGTGCTTAAAACCGGTTACGACGCCGAACTGGACGAACTGCAATCGCTGAGCGAAAACGCAGGCCAGTTCCTGATCGACCTTGAAGCCAGAGAGAAGGCGCGCACTGGCCTGTCGCATCTGAAAGTGGGCTACAACCGTGTGCATGGCTACTTCATCGAACTGCCAAGCAAACAAGCCGAACAGGCGCCGGCCGATTACATCCGGCGCCAGACGCTCAAGGGCGCCGAGCGCTTTATCACCCCGGAACTGAAAGCGTTCGAAGACAAGGCGTTGTCAGCCAAGAGCCGGGCTTTGGCGCGCGAGAAGATGCTCTATGAAGCGCTGCTGGAAGACCTGATTGGCCACCTTGCACCGCTGCAAGACACCGCTTCGGCTCTCGCCGAGCTGGATGTGCTGAGCAATCTCGCCGAGCGCGCGCTGAATCTGGACCTGAACTGCCCACGGTTCGTCGATGAACCGTGTCTGCGCATCGAGCAAGGCCGCCATCCGGTGGTTGAGCAAGTGCTTGCGTCGCCCTTCGTTGCCAACGATCTGGCCCTGGACGACAACACGCGCATGCTGGTCATCACCGGTCCGAACATGGGCGGTAAATCGACCTACATGCGCCAGACCGCATTGATCGTACTGCTGGCGCATATCGGCAGCTATGTGCCGGCTGCCAGCTGCGAGCTGTCGCTGGTCGACCGGATCTTTACCCGCATCGGCTCCAGCGATGACCTTGCTGGCGGGCGGTCGACGTTCATGGTGGAAATGAGCGAAACCGCCAACATTCTGCACAACGCCACCGACAAAAGCCTGGTGCTGATGGACGAAGTGGGACGCGGCACCAGCACCTTTGACGGCCTGTCGCTGGCGTGGGCAGCAGCGGAGTGTCTGGCGCAACTGCGCGCTTACACCCTGTTCGCGACCCACTACTTCGAGCTCACTGTATTGCCTGAAAGTGAGCCACTGGTCGCCAACGTTCACCTCAATGCAACTGAGCACAACGAGCGGATCGTGTTTCTTCACCGCGTCTTGCCGGGGCCGGCGAGCCAGAGTTACGGGCTTGCCGTCGCGCAATTGGCGGGCGTCCCTGCCAAAGTCATCGGGCGTGCGAAAGAGCATCTGCAACGGCTGGAGACCACCAGCCTGCCGCATGAACAGCCCAAAGCCAAACCAGGCAAGCCGCCGATTCCCATGCAAAGCGATCTATTTGCAAGTTTGCCGCACCCGGTCCTTGAAGAGCTGTCGAAGGTCAAAGTCGACGACATGACGCCCCGCCAGGCGCTGGAGTTGTTGTACGCCTTGCAAACGCGGCTCTAA
- a CDS encoding CinA family protein: MDEITQLATDLGRALQRSDAQVATAESCTGGGIAEAITRIAGSSAWFEAGYVTYSNAQKTRQLNVPSDLFQSVGAVSREVVETMVLGALEKSGARFAVAVSGIAGPGGGSQDKPVGTVWICWGSGEQRVSSRCQFDGNRDAVRHQTVKAALEGLIKLASGKIADRG; encoded by the coding sequence GTGGATGAGATTACGCAATTGGCAACTGACCTGGGCAGGGCATTGCAGCGTAGTGACGCTCAGGTCGCGACTGCCGAGTCCTGCACTGGCGGTGGGATTGCTGAGGCAATCACCCGCATTGCCGGAAGCTCGGCATGGTTCGAGGCGGGCTATGTGACCTACTCCAACGCTCAAAAGACTCGTCAGCTAAACGTACCGAGTGATTTGTTTCAGTCCGTGGGTGCCGTCAGTCGGGAAGTGGTAGAAACCATGGTCCTTGGTGCGCTGGAAAAAAGCGGCGCTCGATTCGCCGTTGCCGTGAGCGGCATTGCCGGACCGGGCGGTGGCTCGCAAGACAAACCGGTAGGCACTGTATGGATTTGCTGGGGTTCAGGCGAACAACGGGTGTCCAGTCGCTGTCAGTTTGACGGTAACCGGGATGCAGTCCGTCACCAGACAGTGAAGGCTGCACTGGAGGGGCTCATAAAGCTGGCCTCCGGAAAAATAGCAGATCGGGGGTAG